One genomic region from Betaproteobacteria bacterium encodes:
- a CDS encoding response regulator transcription factor, with amino-acid sequence MIRLLIVDDHTIVRHGLRQVVSESADIEVAAEAGSSAEAVRLLRENTYDLVLLDISLPDKNGIETLKQIKRDRPGLPVIMLSMHAEDEFGVRALKAGASGYVNKQSAHHQLVAAIRQVASGRRYISPELAEELARSIGEATEKRPHELLSDREFDTLRMLAGGKSLTEIAESLSISPKTVSVYRTRLLEKMKLKNNAEIAHYAVKNGLID; translated from the coding sequence ATGATTCGCCTGCTCATCGTCGACGATCACACCATCGTGCGCCACGGCCTTCGCCAGGTCGTTTCGGAATCTGCCGACATCGAAGTGGCCGCGGAAGCCGGCTCCAGCGCGGAAGCCGTGCGCTTGCTGCGCGAGAACACCTACGACCTGGTGTTGCTCGACATCTCCCTGCCAGATAAGAACGGCATCGAAACGTTGAAGCAAATCAAACGCGACAGGCCCGGGTTGCCGGTCATCATGCTGAGCATGCATGCCGAGGACGAATTCGGCGTGCGAGCGCTCAAAGCCGGCGCCTCCGGCTACGTGAACAAGCAGAGCGCGCACCATCAGCTGGTGGCGGCCATCCGCCAGGTTGCCTCCGGTCGCCGCTATATCAGTCCGGAACTTGCCGAAGAACTGGCACGATCCATCGGCGAAGCCACCGAGAAGCGTCCGCACGAGCTGCTGTCCGACCGGGAATTCGACACCCTGCGCATGCTGGCAGGCGGAAAGTCCCTGACCGAAATCGCAGAGTCGCTGTCGATCAGCCCGAAGACGGTCAGCGTCTATCGCACCCGTCTGCTGGAAAAAATGAAGTTGAAAAACAATGCCGAAATCGCGCACTACGCCGTCAAGAACGGCCTTATCGATTGA
- a CDS encoding response regulator gives MMEERVIRALLVEDSEEDAEVILATLASGGFSVVSRRVETAEQLRTALQSDDWSVVLSDFNLPNFSAIEALEILRTLRAQVPMIVVTGAIGEESAAAVIKAGATDLVTKQGLHRLMPVVERNLRELDSLRQYEAALAALNESEARFRAIAANLPGVVFQALLYDDGSADLAYVSEGSHLVLGVTADVLMSHPEMILDMILPEDRNSFVAARIQSATQLAPLNWEGRIRIGANGQEIKWVNLRASVRRLSSGVVISDGIISNITESKLAQQSIEGQQQQLRQLASHIERVKEEERAHVAREIHDDLGGTLTAAKIDLAWIRGRLNPDQTALAEKADAMEALLDSAIEATGRISRSLRPLVLDYGVAAAIEWQVKEFRKRMGITCDFVCSREDIVLDREFSTALFRIFQETLTNIAKHAGASHVDISLEDNGSAVLLTVTDDGQGIDAGDMHKNGSYGIRGMRERADFLGGTIDISGASGAGTQVRVCLPAKRPSHAAEF, from the coding sequence ATGATGGAAGAACGGGTGATTCGCGCTTTGCTTGTCGAGGATTCCGAGGAGGACGCGGAGGTAATTCTCGCCACGCTTGCGTCCGGCGGATTCTCGGTCGTCAGCCGGCGCGTGGAAACCGCCGAGCAGCTGCGTACCGCTTTGCAATCGGACGATTGGAGTGTTGTGTTGTCCGACTTCAATCTGCCCAACTTCAGCGCGATCGAGGCGCTCGAAATCCTCAGAACCCTTAGAGCGCAGGTGCCGATGATCGTCGTCACAGGCGCAATCGGCGAGGAGTCGGCGGCCGCGGTAATCAAGGCCGGCGCCACCGATCTCGTGACAAAGCAGGGGCTGCACAGGCTGATGCCCGTGGTCGAACGCAACCTGCGCGAGCTGGATTCCTTGCGGCAATACGAAGCAGCGCTCGCGGCGCTGAACGAAAGCGAGGCGCGCTTCCGGGCGATCGCGGCCAATCTGCCCGGCGTGGTGTTCCAGGCTTTGCTCTATGACGATGGCAGCGCCGATCTTGCCTATGTCAGCGAGGGCAGCCATCTCGTCCTGGGCGTTACCGCGGACGTACTGATGAGTCACCCGGAAATGATTCTCGACATGATCCTGCCGGAGGACCGCAACAGCTTCGTCGCGGCGCGAATCCAGTCAGCCACCCAGCTGGCGCCGCTCAACTGGGAAGGCCGCATCCGCATCGGTGCCAATGGCCAGGAAATCAAGTGGGTAAACCTGCGCGCCAGCGTGCGCAGACTGTCTTCCGGCGTCGTGATCTCGGACGGCATCATTTCCAACATCACCGAAAGCAAGCTCGCCCAGCAGTCCATCGAAGGACAGCAGCAGCAACTGCGGCAGTTGGCTTCGCACATCGAGCGCGTCAAGGAAGAGGAACGCGCCCACGTCGCCCGGGAAATCCATGACGATCTGGGCGGCACGCTGACGGCGGCGAAGATAGACTTGGCCTGGATACGCGGCCGTCTCAACCCGGACCAGACGGCGCTGGCCGAAAAGGCGGACGCAATGGAAGCGCTCCTGGATTCGGCCATCGAGGCGACGGGCCGGATATCACGCAGCCTGCGTCCGTTGGTCCTCGACTACGGCGTGGCGGCAGCGATCGAATGGCAGGTCAAGGAATTCAGGAAGCGCATGGGCATCACCTGCGATTTCGTCTGTTCGCGCGAGGATATCGTGCTCGACCGGGAGTTTTCCACGGCGCTATTTCGCATCTTCCAGGAAACGCTGACCAATATCGCCAAGCATGCCGGCGCGTCGCACGTTGACATTTCGCTCGAAGACAACGGCAGCGCGGTGCTGCTCACCGTCACCGACGACGGCCAGGGCATCGATGCAGGCGATATGCATAAGAATGGCTCCTACGGAATTCGCGGTATGCGCGAACGCGCCGACTTCCTGGGTGGTACCATCGACATTTCGGGCGCCTCCGGCGCCGGCACACAGGTACGCGTATGCCTGCCCGCCAAGCGGCCCTCTCATGCCGCGGAATTCTAG
- a CDS encoding response regulator produces MGKKILTVDDSPTMRQMVSHTLRGAGYEVIEAEDGVDGLDKAKRELVQLVLTDQNMPRMDGLTLVQSLRALPDYKTAPILVLTTESGDEMKAKGRAAGATGWMVKPFDPQRLVDVVRKVLG; encoded by the coding sequence ATGGGAAAGAAAATTCTGACGGTGGACGATTCGCCGACGATGCGGCAAATGGTATCGCACACGTTGCGTGGTGCTGGATACGAAGTGATCGAAGCCGAAGACGGAGTGGACGGCCTGGATAAAGCAAAACGCGAGCTTGTGCAACTCGTTCTAACGGACCAGAACATGCCGCGCATGGATGGCCTGACGCTGGTGCAGAGCCTGCGTGCGTTACCGGACTACAAGACGGCGCCGATTCTCGTGCTGACCACGGAATCCGGCGACGAAATGAAAGCAAAAGGCCGCGCGGCCGGCGCCACCGGCTGGATGGTGAAGCCCTTCGATCCGCAACGGCTGGTCGACGTGGTCAGAAAAGTTCTCGGTTGA
- the cheA gene encoding chemotaxis protein CheA yields the protein MSTDMSQFYQIFFEEAAELLAEKENLLLGLDLDAPDSEQLNAIFRAAHSIKGGASTFGFTDMTEVTHVLESLLDRIRKGEMKLTGLMVDAFLNAADVLKAQLAGHRDGVHPDPAAAQRICQALKRLASGEQPAAPAEVQVQELVSPLHASQRAPTAGPVAEQISAPQDVRPVQGQVPRYQIEFTLAEGVRTAMVNNLRANLSALGKLDALNEPAASVVSGAYAWRLETDSSEEDIWEALAFVVNPAALKIEREGVVAQSPSKPNPADTDYGFFEPLYDALVPPKEAPAAVATASIAQVAEVPEHATSAAAEPAAAGQPVKFGRRESDKNPAAPSLDATSIRVGVEKVDQLINLVGELVITQAMLAQTVSKIDPVLHETLVKGIGLLERNTRDLQESVMSIRMMPIGFVFSRFPRVVRDLASKLSKEVELKTVGEGTELDKGLIEKIADPLNHLVRNSIDHGIEAPEKRRSAGKPAKGTITLRAFHHGGNVVIEVSDDGAGLNRDKILEKARSRGMAVSDAMSDQEVWQLIFEAGFSTAEVVTDVSGRGVGMDVVRRNIQALGGSVEIDSALGTGTRISIRLPLTLAILDGLSVTVGDQLFIVPLTYIVESLQPKMADVKSVRNQGTVVHVRGEYLPVLKLHEMFNIQPKVADIEKGIMVILESDGIKKALFVDELIGQHQVVIKSLETNFRKIRGISGATIMGDGKVALIIDAGAVVRGTKQELRAVA from the coding sequence ATGAGCACGGATATGAGCCAGTTCTACCAGATCTTCTTCGAGGAGGCCGCCGAACTGCTGGCCGAAAAGGAAAACCTCTTGCTCGGGCTGGATCTCGATGCCCCCGATTCCGAGCAACTGAATGCGATCTTTCGCGCGGCGCACTCCATCAAGGGCGGTGCCAGCACCTTCGGTTTCACCGACATGACCGAAGTAACCCACGTGCTCGAGTCGCTGCTCGACCGGATACGCAAGGGCGAAATGAAGCTGACCGGACTGATGGTCGACGCCTTCCTGAACGCGGCAGACGTGCTCAAGGCGCAGCTCGCAGGGCATCGCGATGGCGTCCATCCCGACCCCGCAGCAGCACAACGGATTTGCCAGGCGCTGAAACGTCTGGCTTCCGGTGAACAACCCGCCGCGCCAGCGGAAGTACAGGTCCAGGAACTTGTATCGCCCCTCCACGCGTCACAACGAGCGCCCACCGCCGGACCTGTGGCAGAGCAGATATCCGCGCCGCAGGATGTAAGGCCCGTCCAAGGACAGGTGCCCCGCTACCAGATCGAATTCACACTGGCCGAGGGTGTCCGAACTGCAATGGTGAACAACCTGCGCGCCAATCTTTCCGCGCTGGGCAAACTCGATGCGCTCAACGAGCCAGCCGCGAGCGTGGTTTCTGGCGCTTATGCTTGGCGGCTGGAGACGGACTCTTCGGAAGAAGATATATGGGAGGCGCTGGCCTTCGTGGTCAATCCCGCTGCGCTTAAGATCGAGCGTGAAGGCGTTGTCGCGCAATCCCCGTCCAAGCCGAATCCGGCGGATACCGATTACGGATTTTTCGAACCTTTGTATGACGCGCTGGTGCCGCCGAAGGAAGCGCCCGCCGCGGTCGCCACCGCTTCGATCGCACAGGTTGCGGAGGTGCCAGAGCATGCCACGTCCGCAGCCGCCGAGCCCGCGGCGGCTGGCCAGCCGGTGAAATTCGGTCGCCGGGAAAGCGACAAGAACCCGGCTGCACCAAGTCTCGACGCGACCTCGATCCGCGTCGGCGTCGAGAAGGTGGATCAGCTCATCAACCTGGTTGGCGAACTGGTGATTACCCAGGCGATGCTTGCCCAGACCGTATCGAAAATTGATCCCGTCCTGCACGAAACGCTGGTCAAGGGAATTGGCCTTCTGGAGCGCAACACCCGCGATCTGCAGGAATCGGTCATGTCCATCCGTATGATGCCGATCGGCTTCGTGTTCAGCCGCTTCCCGCGCGTGGTCCGCGATCTCGCGTCCAAGCTCAGCAAGGAAGTGGAACTTAAGACCGTCGGTGAGGGCACTGAATTGGACAAGGGGCTGATCGAGAAGATCGCCGATCCGCTGAATCATTTGGTGCGCAATTCCATAGACCATGGCATCGAAGCTCCGGAGAAGCGCCGCAGTGCCGGGAAGCCTGCCAAGGGCACGATCACGCTGCGCGCCTTCCATCATGGCGGCAACGTCGTCATCGAAGTATCCGACGATGGCGCCGGACTGAACCGCGACAAGATCCTGGAAAAGGCACGCAGCCGCGGCATGGCGGTCTCGGACGCAATGTCGGACCAGGAGGTCTGGCAACTCATCTTCGAGGCCGGATTCTCGACGGCGGAAGTGGTGACGGACGTTTCCGGTCGCGGTGTCGGAATGGACGTTGTGCGCCGGAACATCCAGGCCTTGGGAGGCAGCGTCGAAATCGATTCCGCGCTTGGAACGGGCACCCGCATTTCGATCCGGCTGCCGCTCACGCTGGCCATCCTTGACGGCTTGTCGGTCACGGTGGGAGACCAGCTGTTCATCGTCCCGCTCACCTACATCGTCGAATCTCTGCAGCCGAAGATGGCCGACGTCAAGTCTGTTCGCAACCAGGGAACGGTGGTGCACGTGCGCGGCGAGTACCTGCCGGTCTTGAAATTGCACGAAATGTTCAATATCCAGCCGAAAGTTGCCGATATCGAAAAAGGAATCATGGTGATTCTCGAGTCGGACGGCATCAAGAAGGCGTTGTTCGTGGACGAACTGATCGGTCAGCACCAAGTGGTGATCAAGAGCCTCGAAACCAACTTCCGCAAGATCAGGGGCATCTCCGGAGCCACCATCATGGGTGACGGCAAGGTGGCGTTGATCATCGACGCCGGCGCAGTGGTGCGAGGGACGAAGCAGGAGTTGCGTGCAGTGGCGTGA
- a CDS encoding chemotaxis protein CheW, protein MSQATQGGLPDNGAKSASAVASTGSEFLTFTLGAEEYGVDILKVQEIRGYDAITKIANAPEFIKGVVNLRGIIVPIVDMRIKFNLGNVEYNQFTVVIILNVSGRVVGMVVDGVSDVIMLSPDKIRPAPDFSAQFDIEYLIGLGTVDERMLILVDIEKLMNERDMALMNEYADAA, encoded by the coding sequence ATGAGCCAGGCGACACAAGGCGGGTTACCCGACAATGGCGCGAAATCCGCATCCGCGGTGGCGTCCACGGGAAGCGAATTTCTCACTTTCACACTCGGCGCCGAGGAATACGGCGTGGATATCCTCAAAGTCCAGGAGATCCGCGGTTACGACGCCATCACCAAGATCGCCAATGCGCCCGAATTCATCAAGGGCGTCGTCAACCTGCGCGGCATCATCGTGCCGATCGTGGACATGCGCATCAAGTTCAATCTGGGCAATGTCGAATACAACCAGTTCACCGTGGTGATCATCCTGAACGTTTCCGGACGGGTCGTCGGCATGGTGGTGGACGGCGTCTCGGACGTGATCATGCTCTCCCCTGACAAGATAAGGCCGGCGCCGGATTTCTCGGCCCAGTTCGACATCGAGTACCTGATCGGCCTGGGCACTGTGGACGAGCGGATGCTGATCCTCGTCGACATCGAAAAGCTGATGAACGAGCGCGACATGGCGCTGATGAACGAATATGCCGACGCAGCGTGA
- a CDS encoding MCP four helix bundle domain-containing protein, whose translation MKLSNLRVGIRLGAGFGTILIFLIAVITIGMVNMGHLQDRMVEIGHVNAVEAELAASMRGNMLNRMIILRNLALLSDMSEMRPEADRLKELGAKYAETEVELNKMFADFNGTDFEKTLMAKIKETDTAALPVMTKAAELGLANKADQATRVLMGELHPMQVKWQGQLTELVDFQHKSNTEAMAAVEKAYANARLLMFALGGIALLCGALMGFFITRSLLRQLGGEPAYAQEIARRVADGDVSTLIQVRAGDSASLVATMKTCASRTRWTSVRPT comes from the coding sequence ATGAAGCTGTCCAATTTGAGAGTCGGTATCCGCCTGGGGGCGGGGTTCGGCACGATCCTAATTTTTCTGATCGCAGTGATCACGATCGGGATGGTGAACATGGGGCATCTCCAGGATCGGATGGTGGAAATCGGCCACGTGAACGCAGTGGAGGCGGAGCTTGCGGCGTCGATGCGCGGCAACATGCTGAACCGGATGATCATCCTGCGCAACCTGGCGCTGCTTAGCGACATGTCCGAGATGCGGCCCGAGGCCGATCGTCTAAAAGAGCTCGGTGCAAAGTACGCGGAAACAGAAGTCGAGCTTAACAAAATGTTCGCCGACTTCAACGGCACAGACTTCGAAAAGACTCTGATGGCCAAGATCAAGGAGACCGACACGGCCGCTTTGCCTGTGATGACCAAGGCGGCGGAACTCGGCCTTGCCAACAAGGCTGATCAAGCCACCCGGGTCCTGATGGGGGAACTGCATCCGATGCAGGTTAAATGGCAGGGCCAACTTACCGAACTGGTGGATTTTCAACACAAGAGCAACACCGAGGCGATGGCCGCTGTGGAGAAAGCCTATGCCAATGCGCGCCTGCTGATGTTCGCGCTGGGCGGAATAGCGCTGTTGTGCGGCGCCCTGATGGGATTTTTCATCACCCGCAGTCTGCTGCGGCAGTTGGGGGGTGAGCCGGCGTATGCGCAGGAGATTGCGCGTCGCGTGGCCGATGGGGATGTCTCGACGCTGATTCAGGTGCGCGCGGGCGACAGCGCGAGCCTGGTGGCGACGATGAAGACCTGCGCATCAAGAACGCGCTGGACAAGTGTACGACCAACGTGA
- a CDS encoding chemotaxis protein CheR, protein MGAAETAVTGGDFEFTDRDFEKVCKLIYARAGISLKETKRQMVYSRLGRRLRILGLARFGDYLDRLEARNDTAEWEEFTNALTTNLTAFFREQHHFPALAELLQRAAARASITLWCSASSTGEEPYSMAMTTLDTLGRQASKVRILATDVDTNVLDKAKAGIYPMERLERLPEGYAKRFFLKGAGAQDGYARVRPELREMITFRQINLLDEQWSIRGPLDGIFCRNVMIYFDKSTQRAILERFHPLLRPDALLFMGHSESLHHATDLFRLRGKTVYQPLPGRRHG, encoded by the coding sequence ATGGGTGCAGCGGAAACCGCGGTTACGGGGGGCGATTTCGAATTCACCGATCGTGATTTCGAGAAGGTATGCAAGCTCATCTATGCTCGAGCCGGCATATCGCTCAAGGAGACCAAGCGCCAGATGGTGTACAGCAGGCTGGGTCGACGGCTGCGCATACTCGGACTTGCGCGTTTTGGCGACTATCTCGACCGGCTCGAGGCGAGAAACGACACTGCGGAATGGGAGGAGTTCACCAACGCCCTGACCACCAACCTGACGGCATTTTTCCGTGAACAGCATCATTTTCCGGCGCTCGCGGAACTGCTGCAACGTGCAGCCGCACGCGCAAGTATCACGTTGTGGTGCAGTGCCAGTTCGACCGGGGAAGAGCCTTATTCCATGGCGATGACCACGCTGGATACGCTGGGCCGGCAGGCGTCGAAGGTACGCATCCTGGCCACCGACGTGGACACCAATGTACTGGATAAGGCGAAAGCGGGTATCTACCCGATGGAGCGTCTCGAACGCCTGCCTGAAGGATATGCGAAGCGTTTCTTTCTGAAGGGCGCCGGTGCCCAGGACGGCTATGCGCGCGTCAGACCCGAACTGCGCGAAATGATTACCTTCAGGCAGATCAATCTTCTCGATGAGCAGTGGTCGATCCGTGGGCCACTGGACGGCATCTTCTGCCGCAATGTCATGATCTATTTCGACAAGTCGACTCAACGAGCGATTCTCGAACGGTTTCATCCGCTGCTGCGGCCGGATGCGCTGCTGTTCATGGGGCATTCGGAAAGCCTGCACCATGCCACCGACCTGTTCCGGCTGCGCGGAAAGACCGTGTACCAGCCGCTGCCCGGGCGCAGGCATGGCTGA
- the cheD gene encoding chemoreceptor glutamine deamidase CheD yields MAEKTTPDGLARNSYFDPTLKRAAVKLLPGEYHVTTEDLVQVTVLGSCVAACIRDVTNGIGGMNHFMLPDAGSGEADRFGSTARYGVHAMELLINSLLKLGAKRHNFEAKVFGGGNVMRSLNHSNVGVRNAQFVLEFLGNEKIRVVAQDLEDIYPRKVYFFPHDGKARVKKLMNMHNRTLFEREADYTSHLRQTTDTVSGGDIELFG; encoded by the coding sequence ATGGCTGAGAAAACAACGCCGGATGGATTGGCGCGCAACAGCTATTTCGATCCGACGCTGAAGCGGGCGGCGGTGAAGCTGCTGCCGGGCGAATACCACGTGACGACCGAAGATCTGGTGCAGGTCACGGTGCTAGGCTCTTGCGTTGCGGCTTGCATTCGCGATGTCACCAACGGCATCGGCGGGATGAACCACTTCATGCTGCCTGATGCCGGTAGCGGCGAGGCTGACCGTTTCGGCAGCACCGCCCGCTATGGTGTGCACGCGATGGAACTGTTGATCAACAGCCTGCTAAAACTTGGTGCCAAGCGCCACAACTTCGAGGCAAAGGTATTTGGCGGCGGAAACGTGATGCGCAGCCTGAATCACTCAAATGTGGGCGTGCGCAATGCGCAGTTCGTTCTCGAATTTCTCGGCAATGAAAAAATACGGGTCGTTGCACAGGATCTCGAGGACATTTACCCGCGCAAAGTCTATTTCTTTCCGCACGACGGCAAGGCGCGGGTCAAGAAACTGATGAACATGCACAACAGAACGCTGTTCGAGCGTGAGGCGGACTATACGTCCCATTTGCGGCAAACGACCGACACCGTGAGTGGCGGCGACATCGAATTGTTCGGTTAG
- a CDS encoding chemotaxis response regulator protein-glutamate methylesterase, whose translation MQTVARQSAAGSRIRVMVVDDSALVRKLLTEIVNGQKDMECIGAAADPLAAREMIRALNPDVLTLDVEMPKMDGLDFLERLMRLRPMPVVMVSTLTEHGSDITLRALELGAVDFVPKPKLDIANTLRDYSADIADKIRTAAAARIRQPGAKAVASVALPPLGNRVASTEKLLIIGASTGGTEAIKEVLVQLPPDSPGILIAQHMPEGFTKSFADRLDKICRVRVKEAVDGERVLPGHAFIAPGHSHLLLKRSGANYVTELSQSPPVNRHRPAVDVLFRSAAQCAGKNAIGVILTGMGKDGAVGMREMHDAGAYTFAQDEQSCVVFGMPKEAIASGGVDEIVPIQDIARRLLGRLGAMGTAGVRV comes from the coding sequence ATGCAGACCGTGGCGAGACAGAGTGCGGCTGGAAGCCGTATCCGTGTCATGGTCGTGGACGATTCGGCCCTGGTGCGCAAGCTGCTCACCGAAATCGTCAACGGACAGAAAGATATGGAGTGTATCGGCGCGGCCGCCGACCCGCTGGCGGCGCGGGAGATGATTCGCGCACTCAATCCCGATGTGCTGACACTGGACGTGGAAATGCCGAAAATGGACGGCCTGGATTTTCTGGAACGGCTGATGCGGCTGCGGCCGATGCCGGTTGTGATGGTCTCCACGCTGACCGAGCACGGCTCGGATATAACACTGCGCGCGCTGGAACTGGGCGCGGTCGATTTTGTGCCCAAGCCCAAGCTCGATATCGCCAACACCTTGCGGGACTACAGCGCTGACATAGCCGACAAGATACGCACGGCGGCGGCGGCCCGAATCCGACAACCGGGGGCAAAGGCTGTCGCAAGCGTGGCACTGCCGCCGCTCGGCAATCGTGTTGCCTCAACCGAAAAGCTGCTGATTATCGGTGCCTCCACCGGCGGTACCGAGGCGATCAAGGAGGTGTTGGTGCAATTGCCGCCGGACAGCCCGGGTATTCTGATTGCGCAGCATATGCCGGAGGGCTTTACGAAGTCGTTTGCCGATCGACTCGACAAGATCTGCCGCGTACGTGTCAAGGAAGCAGTGGATGGAGAGCGCGTGCTGCCGGGCCACGCGTTCATTGCGCCGGGACATTCTCATTTGCTGTTGAAGCGCAGCGGCGCGAACTACGTGACGGAACTGTCGCAGTCGCCGCCCGTAAACAGGCACCGCCCGGCGGTGGATGTGCTGTTCCGTTCGGCGGCGCAGTGCGCGGGGAAAAACGCGATTGGCGTGATCCTCACCGGCATGGGCAAGGACGGCGCGGTCGGCATGCGAGAAATGCACGATGCGGGCGCCTACACCTTTGCCCAGGACGAGCAAAGCTGCGTGGTGTTCGGCATGCCCAAGGAAGCCATCGCGAGCGGTGGCGTGGACGAGATAGTGCCCATTCAGGACATCGCGCGACGGCTACTCGGGCGACTGGGTGCAATGGGGACGGCTGGCGTGCGCGTCTGA